Proteins from a single region of Abyssalbus ytuae:
- a CDS encoding DUF58 domain-containing protein, translating into MKKFLKNLFFEKRFFQVAAFLVALFSVSYIYDDLLGVAKILFYLFLIAFITDVILLYRTIKGINSARVLPDKLSNGDDNPIKIQVTNRYIFTISLKVIDELPVQFQRRDFLITSKLKPGEQKEFTYFIRPTERGEYQFGDLNVFACSPLKLISKRYTFSSKEDVAVYPSFLQLKKYELLAFTNRLHEYGLKKIRRIGHTMEFEQIKDYIQGDDIRNINWKATAKKGYLMVNQFQDEKSQPVYSVIDKGRVMKMPFEQLSLLDYAINATLVISNIALKKYDKAGMFSFSNKIENRVIAKRRNSQMNLILETLYNLKTNFVESDFSRLYIDIKRNITHRSLLLLYTNFETLDALHRQLPYLQAISKNHLLVVIFFENTELKQLTNMEAQNTHQIFEKTIAEKFVYEKKLIVNELNKHGIQTILTAPQNLTVNTINKYLEIKARGLL; encoded by the coding sequence GTGAAAAAGTTTTTAAAAAATTTATTTTTTGAAAAAAGGTTTTTTCAAGTAGCTGCATTCCTGGTAGCTTTATTTTCTGTTTCATATATCTATGATGATTTACTGGGAGTCGCTAAAATTCTGTTTTATTTATTTCTTATTGCTTTTATTACAGATGTAATACTGCTGTACAGAACCATTAAAGGGATTAACTCAGCAAGGGTTTTACCCGATAAACTATCTAATGGGGATGACAATCCAATAAAAATACAAGTTACTAACAGATATATTTTTACTATCTCCTTAAAAGTTATTGACGAACTACCTGTCCAGTTTCAACGAAGGGATTTTTTAATTACATCTAAACTAAAACCCGGAGAACAAAAGGAATTCACCTATTTTATTCGTCCTACAGAAAGAGGTGAGTATCAATTTGGTGATTTAAATGTTTTCGCATGCTCTCCTCTAAAGCTCATTTCTAAAAGATACACATTTTCTTCCAAAGAAGACGTGGCGGTTTACCCGTCATTCCTTCAGCTTAAAAAATACGAACTGCTCGCTTTTACCAACCGATTACATGAATACGGATTAAAAAAAATACGACGTATCGGGCATACTATGGAATTTGAGCAAATCAAGGATTATATTCAGGGAGACGATATTAGAAACATTAACTGGAAAGCTACAGCAAAAAAAGGATATTTAATGGTAAATCAATTTCAGGATGAAAAATCCCAACCTGTTTATTCTGTTATTGACAAAGGCAGGGTAATGAAAATGCCCTTTGAACAATTAAGCCTTTTAGACTATGCCATTAATGCAACACTGGTAATCAGCAATATTGCATTAAAAAAATATGATAAAGCCGGAATGTTTAGTTTTTCAAATAAAATTGAAAACAGGGTTATTGCAAAACGCAGGAATTCTCAAATGAATTTAATCCTGGAAACCCTGTACAACCTTAAAACCAATTTTGTAGAATCAGATTTTAGTCGATTGTATATAGATATTAAAAGAAACATAACTCACCGGAGTTTATTGCTTTTGTATACCAATTTTGAAACTCTTGATGCTTTACACAGACAGCTCCCATACCTGCAAGCTATTTCAAAAAACCATCTTTTAGTGGTGATATTTTTTGAAAATACCGAATTAAAACAACTAACAAATATGGAAGCTCAAAACACACATCAAATATTCGAAAAAACAATCGCTGAAAAATTCGTTTATGAAAAAAAACTTATTGTAAACGAACTTAACAAACATGGCATCCAAACCATTTTAACAGCTCCACAAAACTTAACGGTAAATACCATTAACAAATATTTAGAAATAAAAGCCAGGGGACTGTTATAA
- a CDS encoding Dps family protein, with the protein MTLNSLGLDEKKAKKLMEDLNNLLANFQTYYQNLRGIHWNIRGKRFFDLHVKFEELYNDSQIKIDLIAERILTLGGTPLHTFDDYIKASKVPVGKNVSVDEKAVKLVVDSLTELLKIEREILEDSDKADDEGTNAMMSDFIKEQEKTVWMMKAWLDESI; encoded by the coding sequence ATGACACTTAATAGTTTAGGCTTAGACGAAAAAAAAGCCAAAAAATTAATGGAAGATTTAAACAATCTTTTAGCAAATTTTCAAACTTACTATCAAAACCTAAGAGGTATTCATTGGAACATAAGGGGCAAAAGGTTTTTTGACCTTCATGTTAAGTTCGAAGAACTTTATAATGATTCTCAAATTAAAATTGATTTAATAGCAGAACGTATTCTTACTTTGGGTGGTACTCCTTTACATACTTTTGACGATTATATAAAAGCATCTAAAGTACCTGTAGGAAAAAATGTATCGGTTGATGAAAAGGCGGTAAAACTGGTAGTAGACTCCCTGACTGAGCTTTTAAAGATTGAAAGGGAAATTTTAGAGGATTCTGATAAGGCTGATGATGAGGGTACCAATGCTATGATGAGTGATTTTATTAAAGAGCAGGAAAAAACGGTATGGATGATGAAAGCTTGGCTGGATGAATCTATTTAA
- a CDS encoding LysR substrate-binding domain-containing protein — protein sequence MTITQLQYVLAVAEHKNFTLAADKSFVTQPTLSMQIQKLEEELGVLIFDRSKKPIQLTDVGTKIVEQAKNIVNESYRIKDIVDQQKGYIGGEFKLGIIPTVMPTLLPMFLKNFIKKYPKINLKIEEQNTETIINNLLDGHLDAAIAATPLQNENIKERPLYYEPFVAYIPNGHRLSQNKKIESKDLDIGDILLLEDGHCFTDGVINLCKANKHFNDEHFQLQSGSFETMVKLANEGLGMTLLPYLHTLDLSESEKQNLHYFEEPNPAREISLLFHKNELKLHIIEALRDVISGVIRGAITFQNVQIISPVKSA from the coding sequence ATGACAATTACACAATTACAATATGTATTGGCCGTTGCCGAACATAAAAATTTTACACTGGCTGCTGATAAAAGCTTTGTTACCCAACCAACACTAAGTATGCAAATTCAAAAGCTGGAAGAAGAACTTGGAGTCTTAATTTTTGACAGAAGTAAAAAACCTATTCAGCTCACCGATGTAGGTACCAAAATTGTAGAACAGGCCAAAAATATTGTTAATGAATCATACCGGATTAAAGACATTGTAGATCAGCAAAAAGGATATATTGGCGGAGAATTTAAATTGGGAATTATCCCAACGGTAATGCCCACACTATTACCTATGTTTTTAAAAAACTTCATAAAAAAATATCCTAAAATAAATCTTAAAATAGAAGAACAGAATACTGAAACCATTATAAACAATCTTTTAGACGGACATTTAGACGCTGCCATTGCTGCAACACCCTTACAGAATGAAAATATTAAAGAACGTCCGTTATACTACGAGCCCTTTGTTGCTTATATTCCCAACGGGCACAGGCTATCCCAAAATAAAAAAATTGAGTCAAAAGATTTGGACATTGGGGATATTTTACTTTTGGAAGACGGACATTGTTTTACAGATGGAGTTATAAATTTATGCAAGGCAAATAAACATTTTAATGATGAACATTTTCAATTGCAAAGTGGAAGTTTTGAAACAATGGTAAAATTAGCTAATGAAGGGTTAGGAATGACCTTATTGCCCTATTTACATACCCTGGATTTAAGTGAAAGCGAAAAACAAAACCTGCATTATTTTGAGGAACCCAATCCAGCCAGGGAAATAAGTCTTTTGTTTCATAAAAACGAACTAAAACTTCATATTATTGAAGCCTTAAGGGATGTTATATCGGGTGTAATAAGAGGAGCTATTACTTTTCAGAATGTACAGATAATAAGTCCCGTTAAAAGTGCTTAA
- a CDS encoding TIGR00266 family protein yields MTSHEIDYHIYGEEMQYVEIELDPQEAVVAEAGSFMMMDNGLKMDTIFGDGSNQDRGVLGKIFSAGKRILTGESLFMTAFLNVDSGKRKVSFASPYPGKIIPIDLTKYNGKFICQKDAFLCAAKGVSVGIEFSRKLGRGLFGGEGFIMQKLEGDGMAFVHAGGTLARKELAPGEVLKVDTGCIVGFTQDVDYDIEFIGGIKNTIFGGEGLFFATLRGPGAVYIQSLPFSRLADRVWAAAPKGGGKDKGEGSILGGLGDILDGDNRF; encoded by the coding sequence ATGACATCACATGAAATAGATTACCATATTTACGGAGAAGAAATGCAATATGTAGAAATAGAGTTAGATCCGCAGGAAGCAGTAGTTGCTGAAGCTGGCAGTTTTATGATGATGGATAACGGGCTTAAAATGGATACCATTTTTGGCGATGGCTCTAATCAGGACAGAGGGGTACTTGGTAAAATATTCTCTGCGGGAAAGCGTATTTTAACCGGGGAGAGTTTATTTATGACTGCTTTTTTAAACGTAGATAGTGGTAAACGTAAAGTGAGTTTTGCTTCCCCTTATCCAGGAAAAATAATTCCCATTGATTTGACTAAATACAATGGCAAATTTATTTGCCAGAAAGATGCATTTCTTTGTGCTGCAAAAGGTGTATCGGTAGGTATTGAATTTTCCCGAAAATTAGGGAGAGGTTTGTTTGGAGGTGAAGGTTTCATAATGCAAAAATTAGAAGGTGATGGAATGGCATTTGTACATGCAGGAGGAACTTTAGCCAGAAAAGAACTGGCACCCGGCGAAGTTTTGAAAGTTGACACGGGCTGTATTGTGGGCTTCACACAAGATGTAGATTACGATATCGAATTTATAGGGGGAATAAAAAACACCATTTTTGGAGGAGAAGGATTATTTTTTGCCACCTTAAGAGGTCCTGGAGCAGTATATATACAATCATTACCTTTTAGCAGGTTGGCAGACAGGGTATGGGCGGCTGCACCTAAAGGGGGTGGTAAAGATAAAGGAGAAGGTAGTATTTTAGGAGGTTTAGGAGATATTTTAGATGGAGATAACAGGTTTTAA
- a CDS encoding DUF4442 domain-containing protein, whose amino-acid sequence MNITPGKLNKFTMFKLPSAWISGVRVKSINEKECVVTVKHKWINQNPFNSMFWAVQGMAAELATGAMVMVQIKNSGRKISMLVANNNANFSKKATGKITFTCSDGHLINEAINKTLQTGEGQTFWMKSVGVDQSGDIVSVFNFEWTVKVKN is encoded by the coding sequence ATGAATATAACTCCCGGTAAGCTTAATAAATTTACGATGTTTAAATTACCTTCTGCCTGGATAAGCGGGGTCAGGGTAAAAAGTATAAATGAAAAAGAATGTGTTGTTACAGTAAAACATAAATGGATAAATCAAAATCCTTTTAATTCTATGTTTTGGGCAGTACAGGGTATGGCTGCCGAGCTTGCAACCGGAGCTATGGTAATGGTACAGATAAAAAACAGTGGTAGAAAAATATCTATGCTGGTAGCCAATAATAATGCAAATTTTTCAAAAAAAGCTACGGGGAAAATTACTTTTACCTGCTCAGACGGGCATTTAATAAATGAAGCAATCAACAAAACTCTCCAAACAGGCGAGGGGCAAACCTTTTGGATGAAATCGGTGGGTGTTGACCAATCGGGGGATATTGTATCTGTATTTAATTTTGAGTGGACTGTTAAGGTTAAAAACTAA
- a CDS encoding DUF4870 domain-containing protein: MDSSITKHQKNLSAAIHISTFSKYFIPFGNFIVPLILWTSNKNQSQFIDYNGKQALNFQISILLYSIAIGVVAFTLALFTTWDFIDFISISEYNTHHIDFDFDFDFDNPLSFSAGIILLSTMGILGLGLLVLDVVCTVIATLKSNEGIEYKYPLTINFIN, encoded by the coding sequence ATGGACTCATCAATCACAAAACATCAAAAAAACCTATCAGCGGCAATACATATTTCCACCTTTTCCAAATACTTTATTCCGTTTGGAAATTTTATTGTCCCTCTTATTTTATGGACCTCTAATAAAAACCAATCGCAGTTTATAGATTATAATGGCAAACAGGCTCTTAACTTTCAAATAAGTATACTTTTATACAGTATTGCTATTGGAGTCGTTGCTTTTACCCTTGCTTTATTTACTACCTGGGATTTTATAGATTTTATAAGTATTTCAGAATACAATACACACCACATTGACTTTGATTTCGACTTTGATTTTGATAATCCTTTAAGCTTTAGCGCTGGTATAATTTTGTTAAGTACTATGGGTATTTTAGGATTAGGATTATTAGTACTGGATGTAGTTTGCACCGTTATCGCGACATTAAAATCGAATGAAGGAATCGAATATAAATATCCTTTAACAATTAATTTTATCAACTAA
- a CDS encoding nuclear transport factor 2 family protein, giving the protein MKIFNLILQFTIITATTAVFSQEDKESELFKTLQEKDSLIFNEAFNKCDISHLYTIASDDFEFYHDQGGITSTKSDFIKSVENNICSSDYKPKRKLIKESLEVYPLKKNGVLYGAVQTGVHKFYILKKGEEEYSPASIAKFTHLWLLDNNEWKLSRVLSYDHQSP; this is encoded by the coding sequence ATGAAAATATTTAACCTCATATTACAGTTCACAATAATAACTGCCACTACTGCAGTTTTTTCACAAGAAGATAAAGAGAGTGAGTTGTTCAAAACACTTCAGGAAAAAGACAGTTTAATATTTAATGAAGCCTTTAATAAATGTGATATTTCTCACCTTTATACTATTGCGAGCGACGATTTTGAATTTTATCACGACCAGGGAGGAATCACCAGTACTAAAAGTGATTTTATAAAAAGTGTAGAAAATAACATTTGCAGTTCGGATTATAAACCCAAAAGAAAACTTATTAAAGAGAGCCTGGAAGTATACCCGCTTAAAAAAAACGGTGTTTTATACGGCGCTGTTCAAACAGGCGTTCACAAATTTTATATCCTGAAAAAAGGAGAAGAAGAATATTCACCGGCAAGTATTGCAAAATTTACACATCTGTGGCTTTTAGATAATAATGAATGGAAGCTGTCCAGAGTGTTAAGTTATGACCACCAGTCACCTTAA
- a CDS encoding PadR family transcriptional regulator, producing the protein MNIENTKAQMRKGVLEYCILSILNGKDKYASEILDTLKSAKMLVVEGTIYPLLTRLKNDGLLNYRWEESTSGPPRKYYTLTENGKIFLKELNNTWNELQNAVNLVTNEKTTNNE; encoded by the coding sequence ATGAATATAGAGAACACAAAAGCACAAATGCGTAAGGGAGTACTGGAATATTGTATTTTATCAATTCTCAATGGGAAAGATAAATATGCTTCAGAAATTCTGGATACCTTAAAAAGTGCCAAAATGCTAGTAGTAGAAGGTACAATTTACCCTTTGCTTACCCGGCTTAAAAATGACGGTTTATTAAATTACAGATGGGAAGAATCTACTTCCGGACCCCCACGTAAATATTACACACTCACAGAAAACGGTAAAATTTTTCTGAAGGAATTAAACAACACATGGAACGAGTTGCAAAACGCAGTAAATTTAGTAACAAACGAAAAAACCACTAACAATGAATAA
- a CDS encoding PspC domain-containing protein, which yields MNKTININLANTFFHIDEDAYNKLQRYLEAIRRSLANSQGKDEIIADIEARIAELFSEKMQHERQVITFKEVDEVISTMGQPEDYLVDEEIFDDAPKQKTYTQATKSKKLYRDIDDKYISGVSSGLGHYLGIDAVWVRLLWILLAFASGGTFIFVYLLFWILVPEAATTAQKLSMKGQPVNISNIEKKIKESFDDVAERVKKVDYDKVKSNSKSFFDSLGEIILLLLKVFGKFIGIILLIIASTVLLSLFISLFTAGTIDILDTGHGWQNYVNIATDIPIWVMSILLFFAIGVPFFFLFYLGLKILVTNLKSIGNVAKFSLLGLWILSIIGLIVLGIKTATDRAYNGYTSEKNELYTTPADTLTIIMNKDEYYDNVFYGNDLEVVVDENDNKKIYSEKIHFNLKKSTDSIPYLKIDKRAKGNSYEDAKQNARAIEYNYSSTQNLLKFDNYLLTDIENKFKDQQIDIDIYIPANQVIYLDETTKYNLGYRTENDKGYYRTNMVNHYWKMGEDSVLKCLDCEDENDPDSEDNTNTNENDPEETNRINIGENGIDINVKNEEGNEFKMKIDEDGVKIKTK from the coding sequence ATGAATAAAACAATTAATATAAACCTGGCAAATACATTTTTTCATATAGATGAAGATGCGTACAATAAGCTGCAACGGTATTTGGAGGCTATCAGACGTTCATTGGCTAATTCTCAGGGAAAAGATGAAATTATAGCAGACATTGAAGCCAGAATAGCCGAGTTGTTTTCTGAAAAAATGCAGCACGAACGCCAGGTGATAACTTTTAAAGAAGTTGATGAAGTTATTTCAACTATGGGACAACCTGAAGATTATTTGGTGGATGAAGAAATTTTTGACGATGCACCAAAGCAAAAAACATACACCCAAGCTACTAAGTCTAAAAAATTATACCGAGATATTGACGATAAGTACATAAGTGGTGTGTCATCCGGTTTGGGGCATTATTTAGGAATAGATGCCGTGTGGGTAAGATTGTTATGGATATTACTCGCGTTTGCATCAGGAGGTACATTTATTTTTGTGTACTTACTGTTTTGGATATTGGTTCCCGAAGCTGCCACTACGGCACAAAAACTCTCTATGAAAGGACAACCTGTTAACATTAGTAACATTGAAAAAAAAATTAAAGAAAGTTTTGACGATGTAGCAGAAAGAGTAAAAAAAGTAGATTATGATAAGGTAAAAAGCAATTCAAAAAGTTTTTTTGACTCATTAGGAGAAATAATTCTACTATTACTGAAAGTTTTTGGAAAATTCATTGGTATAATATTACTTATTATTGCATCTACTGTACTTTTAAGCCTGTTTATTAGTCTGTTTACCGCAGGAACCATAGATATTTTAGATACCGGCCATGGTTGGCAGAATTATGTAAATATTGCTACCGATATTCCTATATGGGTAATGTCCATACTACTTTTCTTTGCCATTGGAGTGCCTTTCTTTTTCCTTTTTTACCTAGGTTTAAAAATATTGGTAACCAATCTCAAATCAATAGGAAATGTGGCTAAGTTTTCACTTTTAGGTTTATGGATACTCTCAATTATCGGTCTTATTGTACTTGGTATAAAAACAGCTACTGACAGGGCATACAATGGTTATACCTCAGAAAAAAATGAATTGTACACTACCCCTGCTGATACTCTCACTATTATAATGAATAAAGATGAATATTATGATAATGTATTTTATGGAAATGACCTTGAAGTAGTGGTAGATGAAAATGACAACAAAAAGATTTATTCTGAAAAAATTCATTTCAACCTGAAAAAATCAACAGATTCCATTCCTTATTTAAAAATAGATAAAAGAGCCAAAGGCAACTCTTATGAAGATGCAAAGCAAAATGCCAGGGCTATTGAATACAATTACTCATCAACCCAAAATCTCTTAAAATTTGATAATTATTTGCTTACAGATATTGAAAATAAATTTAAAGATCAGCAAATAGATATTGATATATATATTCCTGCAAATCAGGTAATTTATTTAGATGAAACAACAAAATACAATTTGGGATATCGTACCGAAAATGACAAAGGGTACTATCGTACAAACATGGTAAACCACTATTGGAAAATGGGAGAAGATAGCGTGCTTAAGTGTTTAGACTGTGAAGATGAAAATGATCCTGATTCGGAAGATAATACAAATACAAATGAAAATGACCCGGAAGAAACCAACAGAATTAATATTGGGGAAAACGGGATAGATATCAATGTAAAAAACGAAGAAGGGAATGAATTTAAAATGAAAATAGATGAAGACGGAGTAAAAATAAAAACTAAATAA
- a CDS encoding head GIN domain-containing protein, with the protein MSTLIKILVTFIISLFLFSCQFDINFGEGVRGNGNVVTDERPVANEFSAIQAAEGLDVYVTQDQKTSIIVEADENIIDLIRTDIEGHVLKIHLKQRVGRVESKKVIVTLPNITRLETSSGADLETTHAIKSDRIELHSSSGSDINVIVNADEVDCSSSSGSDIRVSGTAGIVYASASSGSDIKAGELKAKKVIAKASSGADITVYASEEIESSSSSGGDVHSYGDAKVTKKK; encoded by the coding sequence ATGAGTACACTAATTAAAATTCTGGTAACATTTATTATTTCGTTATTTCTTTTTTCCTGCCAGTTCGATATAAACTTTGGTGAAGGAGTGAGAGGTAATGGTAATGTAGTAACCGATGAAAGGCCCGTAGCAAACGAATTCTCTGCAATACAGGCTGCCGAAGGGTTGGATGTATATGTAACCCAGGACCAAAAAACTTCAATAATAGTTGAAGCTGATGAAAACATAATAGATTTGATAAGAACCGATATTGAAGGCCATGTTCTAAAAATTCATCTAAAACAAAGAGTTGGCAGGGTAGAATCTAAAAAAGTAATAGTAACATTACCTAATATAACCAGGCTTGAAACCTCCAGTGGAGCCGATTTAGAAACTACACATGCTATAAAATCAGACAGAATCGAATTACACAGCAGCAGCGGATCGGATATTAATGTTATTGTAAACGCCGATGAAGTTGATTGCAGTTCCAGTAGTGGTTCGGACATTCGAGTATCTGGTACTGCCGGTATTGTATATGCCAGTGCCAGCAGCGGAAGCGATATTAAAGCCGGGGAGCTTAAAGCAAAAAAAGTAATTGCAAAAGCCAGTAGCGGGGCAGATATAACCGTGTATGCTTCCGAAGAAATTGAATCCAGTTCCAGTAGCGGAGGTGATGTTCATTCCTACGGAGATGCCAAAGTAACCAAAAAAAAATAG
- a CDS encoding dipeptide epimerase yields the protein MEILLKKYVLKLKHAFGISRESYDYQDTLIISLSLNGKTGYGEATANSYYNITVEKMQQEITSVKKDIEKYHFTTPEDFHKWLTTKKLSNFSICALDLAANDLFGKLKNKPLYKIWDTTLDKYPVTNYTIGIASVEKMVEKMAEKPWPLYKIKLGTDNDIKIVQELRKHSDAIFRVDANCAWTAQQTIDNSKLLKELGVEFIEQPLKANDLKGYEKVKKESHLPIIADESCIVEEDVQKCAGSFDGINIKLTKCGGLTPALRMIKKAKKLGLKVMVGCMTESTVGISAIAQLLPQLDYVDMDGAMLLESDIATGVIIRENGKVVFPDIAGSGITLRV from the coding sequence ATGGAAATTTTATTAAAAAAATATGTTCTCAAATTAAAACACGCCTTTGGTATTTCGAGAGAATCATATGATTATCAGGATACACTCATTATTTCTTTATCCCTGAATGGAAAAACAGGATACGGAGAAGCAACTGCCAATTCATATTATAATATTACGGTAGAAAAAATGCAGCAGGAAATCACCTCTGTTAAAAAGGATATTGAAAAATATCACTTTACTACCCCGGAAGATTTTCATAAATGGTTAACCACCAAAAAGCTTTCTAATTTTTCCATTTGCGCCTTAGACCTGGCGGCTAACGACCTGTTTGGCAAACTAAAAAATAAACCATTATATAAAATATGGGATACAACCCTTGATAAATATCCTGTAACCAATTATACAATAGGAATAGCCTCTGTTGAAAAAATGGTAGAAAAAATGGCAGAAAAACCATGGCCATTATATAAAATAAAATTAGGAACGGATAACGATATTAAAATTGTTCAGGAATTACGAAAGCATTCTGATGCGATTTTCAGGGTTGATGCCAATTGTGCATGGACAGCCCAACAAACTATTGATAATTCAAAATTACTTAAAGAGCTTGGAGTAGAATTTATTGAACAACCCCTTAAAGCTAATGACCTGAAAGGCTATGAAAAAGTAAAGAAAGAAAGTCATTTGCCCATAATTGCCGATGAAAGTTGTATTGTGGAAGAAGATGTTCAAAAATGTGCAGGCTCCTTTGACGGAATAAATATTAAACTCACCAAATGCGGAGGTTTAACGCCTGCTTTAAGAATGATTAAAAAAGCAAAAAAACTCGGGCTTAAAGTTATGGTGGGATGCATGACAGAATCTACGGTAGGAATTTCGGCCATTGCTCAATTATTACCTCAACTCGATTATGTTGATATGGATGGCGCCATGCTTTTGGAAAGTGATATTGCCACAGGCGTGATCATTCGGGAAAATGGCAAAGTAGTATTTCCGGATATTGCCGGCAGTGGAATAACTTTACGGGTATGA
- a CDS encoding aminotransferase class I/II-fold pyridoxal phosphate-dependent enzyme encodes MMYYTDDFPGRVIKNKGKEYLYFGGTAYLGLQKDQTFLSIYTKNVQKYGTTYSASRKANIQLNIFNETEDYLKQLIGCEDCLTLSSGFLASQLVSQYFYNGNYTCLYAPNTHVALHYGKSLNEIDHETLSNKIFHSIKKNENVVLFLDSLDFYGNNYPHFNWLKQLPLNKLTVVADDSHGLGVIGKDGEGIFSFLSSFIFKELIICGSLGKGYAIQAGLVCGTKETINNLKGISTFNASSPASPASLATLREASSLYKEKRELLLKNIELFKNELKNNLSDFSFMINYPAFSFNNPQLASYLENNNILVTNFKYPDENSGSIQRIVISSHHTKEDILVLAEKINSFYT; translated from the coding sequence ATGATGTATTATACTGATGATTTTCCGGGAAGGGTTATTAAAAATAAAGGAAAAGAATATTTATATTTTGGAGGAACTGCTTATTTAGGTTTACAAAAAGACCAGACATTTTTGAGTATATATACCAAAAATGTACAAAAATACGGCACTACCTATTCTGCCTCAAGAAAAGCTAACATTCAACTTAATATTTTTAATGAAACCGAAGATTATTTAAAACAACTCATAGGATGTGAAGATTGTCTCACCCTGTCTTCGGGTTTTTTAGCCAGCCAACTCGTAAGCCAATATTTTTACAATGGCAATTATACCTGTTTATACGCTCCAAATACCCACGTTGCACTGCACTATGGAAAAAGTCTAAATGAAATTGATCATGAAACCCTGAGTAATAAAATTTTTCACTCTATTAAAAAAAATGAAAATGTCGTATTGTTTTTAGACTCATTAGACTTTTATGGCAACAACTACCCCCACTTTAACTGGCTAAAACAACTCCCGCTTAATAAGTTGACTGTTGTTGCAGACGATTCTCATGGTTTGGGAGTTATCGGAAAAGACGGAGAAGGGATTTTTTCTTTCCTTTCTTCTTTCATTTTTAAGGAACTGATAATATGCGGATCATTGGGTAAAGGTTATGCCATACAAGCCGGATTGGTTTGTGGTACTAAAGAAACTATCAACAATTTGAAAGGAATAAGTACTTTTAATGCTTCCAGCCCGGCTTCTCCTGCTTCGTTAGCTACTCTGCGCGAAGCTTCTTCTTTATATAAAGAAAAAAGAGAACTGTTACTAAAAAATATAGAGCTTTTCAAAAATGAGTTGAAGAATAATTTAAGTGATTTTTCTTTTATGATTAATTATCCTGCCTTCTCTTTTAATAATCCCCAATTAGCTTCTTATTTAGAAAATAACAATATACTTGTCACCAACTTTAAATATCCGGATGAAAATTCAGGTTCCATTCAAAGGATTGTAATAAGCTCCCATCATACAAAGGAAGATATATTAGTGCTGGCCGAAAAGATAAACTCATTCTATACATAA